In a single window of the Cervus elaphus chromosome 1, mCerEla1.1, whole genome shotgun sequence genome:
- the LOC122696404 gene encoding interstitial collagenase-like, whose translation MPRLPLLLLLLWGAGSHGFPAATSETQEQDVETVQKYLENYYNLNSNGKKVERQRNGGLITEKLKQMQKFFGLRVTGKPDAETLNVMKQPRCGVPDVAQFVLTPGNPRWENTNLTYRIENYTPDLSRAAVDQAIEKAFQLWRNVTPLTFTKVSEGQADIMISFVRGDHRDNSPFDGPGGNLAHAFQPGAGIGGDAHFDDDERWTTDFQNYNLYRVAAHEFGHSLGLSHSTDIGALMYPSYIFSGDVQLSQDDIDGIQAIYGPSQNPIQPTGPQTPEVCDSKLTFDAITTIRGEMMFFKDRFYMRTNPFYPEVELNFISVFWPHLPNGLHAAYEVADRDEVRFFKGNKYWAVKGQDVLYGYPRDIYRSFGFPRTVKSIDAAVSEEDTGKTYFFVANKCWRYDEYKQSMDAGYPQMIAEEFPGIGDKVDAVFQKGGFFYFFRGTRQYKFDPKTKRILTLLKANSWFNCRKN comes from the exons ATGCCCAgactgcctctgctgctgctgctcctctggGGCGCGGGGTCTCACGGCTTCCCAGCAGCGACTTCAGAAACACAAGAACAAGATGTGGAGACGGTGCAG AAATACCTGGAAAACTACTACAATCTGAACAGTAATGGGAAGAAAGTTGAAAGGCAGAGAAACGGTGGCCTCATAACTGAAAAGCTAAAGCAAATGCAAAAATTCTTTGGGCTGAGAGTGACTGGGAAACCAGATGCTGAAACTCTGAATGTGATGAAGCAGCCCAGATGTGGGGTGCCCGATGTGGCCCAGTTTGTTCTCACCCCAGGAAATCCTCGTTGGGAGAACACAAACCTGACTTACAG GATTGAAAATTACACCCCAGACCTGTCAAGAGCAGCTGTGGACCAAGCCATTGAGAAAGCCTTTCAGCTCTGGAGAAATGTCACACCCTTGACCTTCACCAAGGTCTCTGAGGGTCAAGCGGACATAATGATATCCTTTGTCAGGGGAG ATCATCGTGACAATTCTCCTTTTGATGGACCTGGTGGAAACCTTGCTCATGCTTTTCAACCAGGTGCAGGTATCGGAGGAGACGCTCATTTTGATGATGATGAAAGGTGGACCACCGATTTCCAAA ATTATAACTTATATCGCGTGGCAGCTCATGAATTTGGCCATTCCCTTGGACTTTCTCATTCTACTGACATTGGGGCTCTGATGTACCCCAGTTACATCTTCAGTGGTGATGTTCAGCTTTCTCAGGATGACATTGATGGGATCCAGGCCATCTACG GACCTTCCCAAAATCCCATTCAACCAACTGGCCCACAAACCCCAGAAGTGTGTGATAGCAAACTAACTTTTGATGCTATAACTACAATTCGGGGAGAAATGATGTTCTTCAAAGACCG gTTCTACATGCGCACAAATCCCTTCTACCCAGAAGTGGAGCtcaatttcatttctgttttctggcCACATCTCCCAAATGGACTTCATGCTGCTTATGAGGTTGCCGACAGGGACGAGGTCCGGTTTTTCAAAG GTAACAAGTACTGGGCTGTTAAGGGGCAGGATGTGCTCTACGGATACCCCAGGGACATCTACAGATCCTTTGGCTTTCCGAGAACGGTGAAGAGCATCGATGCTGCTGTTTCTGAGGAAGATACTGGGAAAACATACTTCTTTGTTGCCAACAAATGCTGGAG GTATGATGAATATAAACAATCCATGGATGCAGGCTACCCCCAAATGATAGCAGAAGAATTTCCTGGCATTGGAGACAAAGTTGATGCTGTTTTCCAGAAAGGTG gatttttctatttcttccgtGGAACAAGGCAATACAAATTTGATCCCAAAACTAAGAGAATTTTGACTCTCCTAAAAGCTAATAGCTGGTTCAACTGCAGAAAAAATTGA